The following are encoded in a window of Megachile rotundata isolate GNS110a chromosome 2, iyMegRotu1, whole genome shotgun sequence genomic DNA:
- the LOC100881765 gene encoding zinc finger C4H2 domain-containing protein isoform X1 — protein MSVTETTVIFAKLEALKDIKTKTLQLEKMKQRILQEVEQTEQEEKCLLEYKQEMDLLMQEKMAHVEELRQIHADINAMEAVIKQAEEARNKARETAKLIHNNEYQPLKHDVDRMRREFLGLERLPELYETESDLISPDYFERPMQKAEWRVEVRGDDLLPPLTLHHPGHPGGSTPFLAPQPLQGPSKPEPRPLPPAPGPPAPTFRYHWQQPPPMKSCLSCHQQIHRNAPICPLCKAKSRSRNPKKPKKKD, from the exons ATGTCAGTCACAGAAACTACAGTTATTTTTGCTAAACTGGAGGCGTTGAAAGATATCAA AACGAAGACCCTACAATTGGAGAAAATGAAACAAAGGATATTGCAAGAGGTTGAACAGACTGAACAAgaagaaaaatgtttattagaatATAAACAGGAAATGGATCTCCTTATGCAAGAGAAAATGGCACATGTCGAAGAATTACGACAAATACATGCAGATATTAATGCG ATGGAAGCTGTTATTAAACAAGCAGAGGAAGCTAGGAATAAAGCAAGGGAAACTGCTAAGTTGATTCATAATAACGAGTATCAACCTTTAAAACATGATGTCGATCGTATGCGCAGAGAATTTTTGGGTTTGGAGAGATTACCAGAATTATATGAAACAGAATCTGATCTTATTTCGCCAGA ttattttgAACGTCCCATGCAAAAAGCAGAATGGAGGGTAGAAGTACGAGGAGATGATTTATTACCTCCGCTTACTTTACACCATCCTGGTCATCCAGGTGGTTCCACCCCTTTTCTTGCACCTCAACCTCTTCAGGGTCCAAGTAAGCCAGAACCAAGACCATTACCACCAGCCCCGGGTCCACCAGCTCCAACATTCAGGTACCACTG GCAACAACCACCACCTATGAAATCATGTTTATCGTGTCATCAACAAATTCATAGAAACGCACCGATATGTCCTCTTTGTAAAGCTAAATCCCGATCGCGTAATCCTAAAAAGCCAAAGAAAAAAgactaa
- the LOC100881765 gene encoding zinc finger C4H2 domain-containing protein isoform X3, translated as MKALNTTKTLQLEKMKQRILQEVEQTEQEEKCLLEYKQEMDLLMQEKMAHVEELRQIHADINAMEAVIKQAEEARNKARETAKLIHNNEYQPLKHDVDRMRREFLGLERLPELYETESDLISPDYFERPMQKAEWRVEVRGDDLLPPLTLHHPGHPGGSTPFLAPQPLQGPSKPEPRPLPPAPGPPAPTFRYHWQQPPPMKSCLSCHQQIHRNAPICPLCKAKSRSRNPKKPKKKD; from the exons ATGAAAGCGTTAAATAC AACGAAGACCCTACAATTGGAGAAAATGAAACAAAGGATATTGCAAGAGGTTGAACAGACTGAACAAgaagaaaaatgtttattagaatATAAACAGGAAATGGATCTCCTTATGCAAGAGAAAATGGCACATGTCGAAGAATTACGACAAATACATGCAGATATTAATGCG ATGGAAGCTGTTATTAAACAAGCAGAGGAAGCTAGGAATAAAGCAAGGGAAACTGCTAAGTTGATTCATAATAACGAGTATCAACCTTTAAAACATGATGTCGATCGTATGCGCAGAGAATTTTTGGGTTTGGAGAGATTACCAGAATTATATGAAACAGAATCTGATCTTATTTCGCCAGA ttattttgAACGTCCCATGCAAAAAGCAGAATGGAGGGTAGAAGTACGAGGAGATGATTTATTACCTCCGCTTACTTTACACCATCCTGGTCATCCAGGTGGTTCCACCCCTTTTCTTGCACCTCAACCTCTTCAGGGTCCAAGTAAGCCAGAACCAAGACCATTACCACCAGCCCCGGGTCCACCAGCTCCAACATTCAGGTACCACTG GCAACAACCACCACCTATGAAATCATGTTTATCGTGTCATCAACAAATTCATAGAAACGCACCGATATGTCCTCTTTGTAAAGCTAAATCCCGATCGCGTAATCCTAAAAAGCCAAAGAAAAAAgactaa
- the LOC100881765 gene encoding zinc finger C4H2 domain-containing protein isoform X2 has protein sequence MSVTETTVIFAKLEALKDIKTKTLQLEKMKQRILQEVEQTEQEEKCLLEYKQEMDLLMQEKMAHVEELRQIHADINAMEAVIKQAEEARNKARETAKLIHNNEYQPLKHDVDRMRREFLGLERLPELYETESDLISPDYFERPMQKAEWRVEVRGDDLLPPLTLHHPGHPGGSTPFLAPQPLQGPSKPEPRPLPPAPGPPAPTFRQQPPPMKSCLSCHQQIHRNAPICPLCKAKSRSRNPKKPKKKD, from the exons ATGTCAGTCACAGAAACTACAGTTATTTTTGCTAAACTGGAGGCGTTGAAAGATATCAA AACGAAGACCCTACAATTGGAGAAAATGAAACAAAGGATATTGCAAGAGGTTGAACAGACTGAACAAgaagaaaaatgtttattagaatATAAACAGGAAATGGATCTCCTTATGCAAGAGAAAATGGCACATGTCGAAGAATTACGACAAATACATGCAGATATTAATGCG ATGGAAGCTGTTATTAAACAAGCAGAGGAAGCTAGGAATAAAGCAAGGGAAACTGCTAAGTTGATTCATAATAACGAGTATCAACCTTTAAAACATGATGTCGATCGTATGCGCAGAGAATTTTTGGGTTTGGAGAGATTACCAGAATTATATGAAACAGAATCTGATCTTATTTCGCCAGA ttattttgAACGTCCCATGCAAAAAGCAGAATGGAGGGTAGAAGTACGAGGAGATGATTTATTACCTCCGCTTACTTTACACCATCCTGGTCATCCAGGTGGTTCCACCCCTTTTCTTGCACCTCAACCTCTTCAGGGTCCAAGTAAGCCAGAACCAAGACCATTACCACCAGCCCCGGGTCCACCAGCTCCAACATTCAG GCAACAACCACCACCTATGAAATCATGTTTATCGTGTCATCAACAAATTCATAGAAACGCACCGATATGTCCTCTTTGTAAAGCTAAATCCCGATCGCGTAATCCTAAAAAGCCAAAGAAAAAAgactaa